Within Wyeomyia smithii strain HCP4-BCI-WySm-NY-G18 chromosome 2, ASM2978416v1, whole genome shotgun sequence, the genomic segment aatcacTTTTATGACCTCGAGTATTAAGAAAGAACATCGTCTTTACCTTCAATGCTCTTTTTAAtgttttgaatcatttttccAGGTTTTATTGATGATTTTGTTACATAGGACCTATGTTGTTTTCGTTATCACAGCCCTATATGATTGGTCTCTTAGTAAATATTGGCGGCACATTGGTCCTTTGATTTCAAGGCTTCAAAGGCTTGATGAGAACAAATCTCgaggaacatttcaaaaggtccaaTCTGACATTTGTAAACAAAACCCGATTTATGCTTATTCCTGTAAAAAAGCTTTATGTCTTTgagttttcaaaaattaaaatcgatttttgatttCTATAAAAATTTCAGAGGTTGGGAGAAAAACGTCCAATTGGATGGATAGTACAATATTACTCAGTTTTCTGATTGGACGTTTTTCCTGTAAGTAGGCCAATCTGTTATTCGTATAAAAATGTTGACAGATGCAGATTGGACCTCGAACCTACAGTTGTTGTTTGCAAAACTTGGTGAATATTCTTAATCGGTAAAATGCAATGGAAAGCGGAAGATGgagtttttttcatctaatCTCGGTAAGTTGatgaattatttttatattgtttatatattttacattGTTTTTTTAGATGCCGTGGCATGCCGCTGAGAGAATTGATGACGACATTCGAAATCTAAGGACTACAAACCACATGAAATTATAGCGGTaataaaaaacgagaaaatgatCTATCCACGCAAACAACTCGTTTGCAAGGTAAAGTTTATTGCCATAATTTCTATgaagtttaaaaattaaatttcaggtAAAAATACTATTTCAGATAGTAATTCGTCATTCAAGAGTCAGTACCATCCCCAGCAATGTCACTACTGTCCTGCTGACAAAGTCATCTTTTCCACAGTATGGAGACAAACAACTGTTTATCTTGTCCTGGACCTTCTTTTCGAACTTCTTTCAGTCAGTGTCACCACCTCAAGATTGGACGATTTAGCCTCGAGAATAGCCGTTCAACTTCTTATGGTTCCCTCTTTGTTAATGGTAAAATTTCATGCGAAAATTGCTATCATGTTTGGTAATCGTCTTTATCACCACCATGATAAATATTATGCAACGTTTCTAAAACCGTTGGTTCCTGCTGGAAAAGATAGACgggcaaaaaataatttcaccTAACCACTTCGAGGCGGATCTGAATCCCAAGACAACGGTGTGCAATTATATATAATCATAGTAatgataatattattgaaaaatttaatgaatttattgtaataaattcaaatgaataaacaaattaATAGTTGAGTtgtaacagtttttttttcattattaaactGTATTAGATATTTACACATCTTACGATAAATGACGTATTCCTCCTTGATTGAGTTTATCGTTTCCTTTTAACATTTGATTCCCCACCTCATCTTTGGCGGTCATTTCATAGACCAAAACACCCTAATCGCCTTTCTTCATGATGACGTGCTTAtggatttctgtgtattttggtCTTCAAGAAGAACTTGATGCATGAAATATGTTGCTTTAAAATACAAGGTCCCTAGAAGAAGATAGATAATATTGTTGAGGTTCCTCGAGATATATATactattacaaaccaaaaagcaacttatcaacccgatatgccatttgtttcaatttcaggggtttaaccctgatgtactcagtatccagattgtctatgtcagtctacgcgcgcgtggctcaaacatgtgtagtcaactcatttttttttaactctactatttaatattattagctatattcaaacaaaaatccatcatcatccatgaacataataacttaacttagtgtaccagataaatttaaaaaaaaacttaaatattaCAATCTTCTCCATAATGTACAAAAAGTTCGTTgaaatctgtctacaaaacagattttatgtgtaaaatacaaagccttttaaactccgccattgttgctgcacgtttcactTGTCCGGGCAACGAATTGAAAGAGttaattcctttgtacaacagagagttctgtgatctactaaataaaaagtgtggtgttctagcgtcctccgcgtttctagtgttgtacctattaaaatcacttcctctatcaattcgatcacacaaatatcgaggcagcatataaataaaaattttataaagaaacaccattgtcaaaaaatatactcgttgcttcacagaaagccattgcatcgcgtccagcatgaaacttggggaagtgtatctattacatcttaatattaatcgcattactttattttgtaaccgctgtaatctcaatatttgtgtattatttgcaaggaataagatggatgagcaaaagtctatatgtggtgaaatgattgacttatacaacaaaattttactactaacagtcaattcattttttaaacgacacagaataccgtattttttagccatttttcTGATGACGTTGAAGTTAACTTGTCATCAATGATTACTCCAAGATAGTTTACttcatttacgcgatcaatcgtctcaccattaattgcaatatttacgtctagtgtggagttggccgaagaaataatcaaatattttgttttgctaatgtttagtttaagttttttaatattcaaccaattcgccagataatgtgaatcttggtttaaaagtgtttcaacatcatttgggtttttagccgcaatgaacagaacagtgtcatcggcaaataaatttacatcgcaaaaccgtaatactcgcttcatgtcattaatataaattataaacaaaatgggccccaaaacacttccttgcggtacacccagTGTGCTAGCAATGGAAACTGATTCAGAATCATAAAAACGAGTgatctgagttctagcacacaaatagctttcaaaccatttgtatgctgtccctacgataccaaagcacttcaatgtttgcaacaataagggcctagaaattgtttcaaaagcgcgttttagatccaaaaacaccgcaaaaatagtttctttagcctcgattttctctttccattttgctaacaccaagttcaatgcagactcacaagagtgtccctctcgataacctgattgttctGGGATTAGCAAATTATTACTGTTCAAATAATGCATTAGCTGGCCTTTAACAATTAGCtccaaaattttctctaatgtgtgcagtatattaatggggcggaactcttcggctttatccgtcccagtaattttggggataggaaccacaagagattccttccaaacttcaggcacgtgccctgtttgtaaagattcgttgacaaggtccagcaggtcgtgtccaattACATTTGCAATTTATTTGCAATAACTCGCGCGGAGTTCTCCtcaataccattaaaagttatggactgtgataatgtattattacttttcattaatttttttaaagttttccataactctttgctgttattttgatattgatcgatcttccgttgtatatatgcacatctaacctttttcaaggtgcgtgaatatatgtttcgcgccgcggtgtacctgttccaatcatcgttatcattacttctacaaaattttttatagcatttatctcttttacgttttaaacgcacaagatctaaagagtaccagctgttcgaattttgtaactcaacaaatttttcaaaaactaaatTCTTGGTACACTCTTCCAGCGTATTggttagaacagctgctttattgtccaaatttccagttattggatgaaaattcaaacttcttgaaacaagctgagacattacttgtttcgaataactattccagcacttcatttttactttatcctctcggttttgatcgttttcatttgaaatacaaattgtctcatgatctgttattttataatcggcctctgtaatggaatgaacattatcaaaatttgaGAACACAAGATCAATCAAGGTACGAgagtgtctggaaattcttgtaaattgaaaaactgtttgtcttaaattgaaaaaaaccaACTAACTAAACTAACTAAAACTTTAATTGATTCGAATTCGATTCACCAAgccaatcaatattgaaatcaccagcaattacgtttaatttattcaaatcaacaaaattttcccaccagttatctaaaatttccaaaaaacgctggtcacttgaaCTGGGGGAATGGTAGACTATTCCAAAATTTCCCATCGTCATGCCTCTCTGAACTGATATTCCCAGaaaccaattgttttcaacagattcgtttgatagaatgttgaacTTGACTGATTCCTtagcgtaaatagcaaccccaccagtatgtctggaatgtgaaaggcaaaaagcaactttataaCCCGGAATGCTATAatgatcaaatgcatcagcttcaactatgtgagtttcagccagcaatactaacattggtcgttttgtttccacaagatgccgcaaagcaacataatttgtggataaaccagcaatattaagataaactatttctaatttcctctcacattgcattttcttcagctgctatttacttgACAACATGTTGCTTTTCCTTTTTTCAAGCAGTCTTCGAAAAACTGGACACTGCGAACTTGATGCTGGATGTTTCgcgtccaaattcatttttaaatcattattatgttttaaacaatttacgcaATTATAATCAGTCGATGAGCATTCCGATGTTTTGTGCTTTCCACTGCACTTAGAGCATCAGGGTAGggaaatgtactggtacgctacagtattcacacgacagcagcaaaatttttgtgattacctctgtggaatgaaacactacgcgacagtggccgctaccgaagtttcatacgatctgctttatctcttgctttttgtcacgaattcaatatgaacaacaattctctcgctcacttctttttatattgttgtcattgtatagatcgtgtgttattgactgtagctgtctgtagtatttattgcatttattacgaattgaagtggaatcaatttTCTTAGCGTCAATTTTCATTTTGGCACGAGAACGTTAATTGAACttgtaagattcatgcttttattgtcctgtttttaattaaatatgcaaaatttggatgagactttcgctacagcgaactattttcgaatgaaaaggTTTAGAAGTTGAGATTCAAATTTTCCGGTGTACACGATTGATAatatttttcggcagtacataCATAGTGATTATTAattttccatcttattactgtgctaaactgtcgcatgattgccaattattgtcattcgcacaatgcgacagtcgagatatcgaagcggctggagatcggcacaaaagagaatcgttaaccGTCCGTGTTGGCTTTaagtcacacgattctctcaaatagagaagcgtacagttgaacgctgctgtcgcagtctgcaagagaggcaacagtatttttcgatacggtgtcatgcaaaaatgtcaactgttcgacacactgctcatgattaacacactctgtgcttttatgaccaaattcGCCACATTTAAAGCAACGCAATACATTTATGGCCTCTCGTACGAAACACTTgtcccacccaatgcttacttttACAGCATTCATTAGGCAGTTATAAGTGTCTTGATCAACTTCGATTATCACATTAAACTTGTTATATTTGAAGCGTGAATTTTCATACTCGGCAATAACCTTTACTTTTTTAAAGCCGATGCTATCATTCTGACTTTTTAACAAGTCTATGAATTCATCGGAGGAATAtcgatcactcattcccacaattttcaacttaggcttcgggattgtgggaataacagcattatatCGTTCACCTAGGTtgctttcaatgtcttttttaacAACCTCAACATTATCCCCTACTGCACACTCTGCAATTATCGAGCCATTCTTACCGTTTCTAAAATTCCTAATTTTGTGGATTTTTGGatctaaagtttttttcaaaaaccgaacCCGCTAAAACATTCGCGTATGTTGGTATACTATTCGAAAAAACCTCATCATCACGTACTATTAACATCTTTTTACTGGGGTTAGAGTCCGATTCagagtgaaccgttctctcaTTTCGACTCCTTTTTCTGTTCATTGGATCATTATTTCTATCGCGATCGGTATTTAAGACTATAtggtttttgaaatcatccagCTTTCTAGCAACACTGGTCTCAATGTTTGCCAGACTCTCACGAAGAGAATCGCTGacagatttcaaaatagtctcGATCGCGTTAGAAACAGCAACATTTATCtgggtttcaattttgttttgattattcgtGAGCGACTAGGAGACAGATGATAGGGCATCTCTCATCTTTGTCAACTCATTCAAAACATCAAGTTTCCCACCGTCATCACATGCTGATAAACACGAAACACATTTAAACACAATATTCTCATTATCATTAAcgactttcgctgctattttcgtAAGGGGCGTGCTAACTCTGTGATACTGAGATTTGCATTTACCGACGCAAATAACTGGATCGTCGCTAATGCGAATGATATTACCACATTTGCCACAATCCATCTTCCCGCTGCAAACAAGCCGAAGCTGCTGCAAACAAATACGCTggactcgtccagcagcaacggagggtaaaggcaaatgaacaatgaaaaaacacaacaatgaaatttcaatcagcagccgtagcgtctataTAACATAGATGCGTTGGTCGGCGCTGGTATAAAATAAATCGGTAAAAACCAGAATAAATAAAAAGCATGCAAAGACACTTCTACTTATTCGTTAAAATATCCAATTTTgccgtcggatcactagcaATAGATCACCTAAAGCAAttgatttcacacaaaaaaaaagcttttataTAAGAACACTAGTGATACACAAGCTACCATGCTCACCGTCATCAACAATAATGTTAATGTTaatttttcgcttatttttTATTCCACAAAAACCCATCCCGTACGTACCAAGTACGGCCAAGGCTTTGCGGAGCTAAAGACGCAAAAGCAGACATTCGTAGAACAtaatgttagtgatttttatcaaaaaacatgCCAGTAATTTTTCGTCAATCACTTTCTACGATTATCTTTACCGACTATTTTCACGCGTCCAAGCGCTATTTCATTTATCACACCAATTTTTTCTACGTAAGCTTTAACGACGTCCGCATCCAGTGGACCTTTCCTGGACCGTAGAAGAGCATTGAAGAATCAGTTACAATAGAAGATAGTATCCAAAAATTCTTACCATCGGGATGTGAATTTGCTCAACGAAACGAACCCGTCCTTGCCGGCAGCCAGGTAGGACGTCAAGGCCACGTAGTAGTCAGCCTCCAAATCCAGCGGTTGATAGAATTCAGCATTCGGATTTCTGTAATCACGAACTTTGATTGAAATAACGCGGTCTCCGACCTTTTTGTTAGCATCGATTACCATCCGCAAACCGGAGACTTGCAAACAGTTAAGCCGATTCGCAGCGTCCGGTGTGAGGGAATTCTCCACCGCCTCCCAAATATGCCGTCCTTTTAAACGGATTAAATCCACCGTCGAACCAAATGGTACAACTTCAAATATATCACCATGGGTTATATCTAGGTGAAAATAAAATCAGATCTACAAAGAGTGATCGTACGATAAAAATATTGCTCAAACCTCCTTTTTCTATTGGGATTCTAATATTTCCTCCTTGAATGACGACCACCGGTTTGAAGGTCCGATTGGTGTACTGTAAATGTGAACCGTGTGAGAATGAAATTGCACAATCTACTGGACATTTTTACATAGTCTGCGAAAGCATCAGCGACAAGAAGTCCCAAATTGCATTCCTGCTGGCGGCATGAATGTTGCACCAATTCAACTTCGGTACGACCAACAACAGTTGAGCCTATTTTATTCACACTTTCTCTCCACCGGATCATATCTTTTGCCACTTCTGGATCTTGGGGAACGGATCCATTAACGAACAGCGGAAAACCTTCCCAGTATTTAACATGACCACCTTGATCGAAATATAAGGTAAATCGGCCCACATATTTTCGGTGCGCTTTTGCTTGAACTATCAAAACCTTCACAGCAAATCAATTGTTTTCCATCTTTAACATTAGTTGAGCTAGGAAAAAACGTACCTGATGATTTTCACTGTTTTCAACAATCACTGGATAGGATCCTTCAATCACATCATTCTTCTCATCGTAGGGCATTTTGGACTCCTTAGAGTACAGAAAAGTATGCGAATGGCCACCGACAATCACGTCGATGTCAGTTCCCGCCTCTCGCGCGATTTTTGTATCCTCTGCCAAACCACTGTGAGAAAGTACCACCACGATTTTGATGCCTCTCTTCTTTAGTTCAGCAGCTTCCGACTTGACCGCCTCGATAGCACTGGAGAAGGTCACCACTCCCGTATTGGAAATTTCCTGTGGTACGGTAAACAGCGTTCAGAAAGGGTGTTTAAAAAGAGAACATAAGCACCAACATGAGTTTTATAGTACGACATACCGATAACACCGATTTTCTGCCCGTTCACGGTTAGTATCGTCGATTTTGGTAACTTCGATCGGCTCATCTCTTTATCGTGGTTCAGTATTATGTTCGCAGCTAATGTTTGAATGTTGTTCTTCTCCAGTTCGTCCAGATAGGGTTTAAGACCTTTCACGCCATCATCGAATTCGTGATTACCTAGGACCTAGAATGTGTTTGAGTATAAGAAAACCAACTGTTACGAAATGCTCACCATAACAGACGGATTTAGTTTCTTCATAAACGCAGCGGTAACATTCCATTTCAACAGATTGTACCACCAAGTTCCTTGGAAATTATCTCCAGCGTTCAGATGGATTGAATTAAGTTCCTTGTAGTCGTTTTGTAACTTTTTGACTGTATACTGCACCCTAGCGATGCCAGCTAT encodes:
- the LOC129721754 gene encoding apyrase-like, producing the protein MFSARLAAALDNMPPNGNVRGLIPLTLIHVNDFHARYEETTLQSKVCSQQVRVNGNCIAGIARVQYTVKKLQNDYKELNSIHLNAGDNFQGTWWYNLLKWNVTAAFMKKLNPSVMVLGNHEFDDGVKGLKPYLDELEKNNIQTLAANIILNHDKEMSRSKLPKSTILTVNGQKIGVIGMSYYKTHEISNTGVVTFSSAIEAVKSEAAELKKRGIKIVVVLSHSGLAEDTKIAREAGTDIDVIVGGHSHTFLYSKESKMPYDEKNDVIEGSYPVIVENSENHQVLIVQAKAHRKYVGRFTLYFDQGGHVKYWEGFPLFVNGSVPQDPEVAKDMIRWRESVNKIGSTVVGRTEVELVQHSCRQQECNLGLLVADAFADYYTNRTFKPVVVIQGGNIRIPIEKGDITHGDIFEVVPFGSTVDLIRLKGRHIWEAVENSLTPDAANRLNCLQVSGLRMVIDANKKVGDRVISIKVRDYRNPNAEFYQPLDLEADYYVALTSYLAAGKDGFVSLSKFTSRWKGPLDADVVKAYVEKIGVINEIALGRVKIVGKDNRRK